Proteins co-encoded in one Marinobacter gudaonensis genomic window:
- a CDS encoding protein phosphatase CheZ — translation MSDSKQNHRGLEPEVTEKLERQAAELAESVSAGDYAKAMTLINELSEVRDQSLYREVGRLTRSLHEAIRNFQIDPRNAEQQEALSKMTDASDRLEYVVQMTGEAANRTMDLVEETMPVANALRDEASSLRDEWQRLRRREMQPAEFRELYGRIDRFFVSMATDADTMYNNLSEILLAQDFQDLTGQVIQKVTALVKEVEEQMLSLVVMASHVDQLTGTVHQIEERQESAEQGVGPQIKAHEREDVVSGQDDVDDLLSSLGF, via the coding sequence ATGAGCGATAGCAAACAGAACCATCGGGGCCTGGAACCGGAGGTGACGGAAAAACTCGAGCGGCAGGCGGCCGAGCTGGCGGAGAGCGTTAGCGCCGGTGATTATGCCAAGGCCATGACCCTGATCAATGAACTCAGCGAGGTTCGCGATCAGAGTCTGTATCGGGAGGTCGGTCGGCTGACCCGAAGCCTGCACGAAGCTATCCGGAACTTCCAGATAGATCCCCGAAATGCCGAGCAGCAGGAAGCCTTGTCCAAAATGACAGACGCTTCCGACCGGCTTGAGTACGTGGTGCAGATGACCGGCGAGGCGGCCAACCGCACCATGGACCTGGTAGAAGAGACCATGCCGGTGGCCAACGCCCTGCGGGATGAAGCCTCGTCGCTTCGCGATGAATGGCAGCGCCTGCGTCGTCGGGAGATGCAGCCGGCGGAATTCCGGGAGCTGTACGGACGGATCGACCGGTTCTTTGTCAGCATGGCGACAGACGCCGACACCATGTACAACAACCTGTCGGAAATTCTTCTGGCCCAGGACTTCCAGGATCTCACCGGCCAGGTAATCCAGAAGGTCACCGCTCTGGTCAAGGAAGTGGAAGAGCAGATGCTCAGTCTGGTGGTCATGGCCAGCCACGTGGATCAGTTGACGGGCACTGTCCACCAGATTGAAGAGCGGCAGGAATCCGCGGAACAGGGTGTCGGGCCCCAGATCAAGGCCCATGAGCGGGAAGATGTAGTTTCGGGGCAGGACGACGTAGACGACCTGTTGTCCAGTCTCGGTTTCTGA
- the cheY gene encoding chemotaxis response regulator CheY, whose product MDKNMKILIVDDFSTMRRIIKNLLRDLGFTNTDEADDGNTALPMLRSGKYDFLVTDWNMPGMSGFDLLKAVRADENLKTLPVLMVTAEAKRDQIVAAAQAGVNGYVVKPFTAAVLKEKIEKIFERIQ is encoded by the coding sequence TTGGACAAGAACATGAAAATCCTCATTGTGGACGATTTTTCCACAATGCGACGGATCATCAAGAACCTGCTGCGTGATCTCGGCTTCACCAACACGGATGAAGCGGACGACGGCAACACCGCGCTGCCGATGCTCAGAAGCGGTAAATACGATTTTCTGGTGACTGACTGGAACATGCCCGGCATGTCCGGTTTTGATCTCCTGAAGGCGGTCAGGGCCGATGAAAATCTCAAGACCCTGCCGGTGCTGATGGTTACCGCGGAAGCCAAGCGGGACCAGATTGTGGCCGCTGCCCAGGCGGGCGTAAACGGGTATGTTGTCAAGCCGTTTACTGCCGCAGTGCTTAAGGAAAAGATTGAGAAAATCTTTGAAAGAATCCAGTAA
- the upp gene encoding uracil phosphoribosyltransferase has protein sequence MPIHEVKHPLIRHKLGLMRRADISTKNFRELAQEVGALLTYEATKDFNLQEKTIEGWAGPVTVEQIHGKKITIVPILRAGLGMLDGVLSLIPVARVSVVGQIRNEETLEASTYLEKLVGELDQRMALIVDPMLATGGSMISTIDLLKKAGSTEIRALVLVAAPEGIEKVLEKHPDVSIYTASVDQRLNEKGYILPGLGDAGDKIFGTKQKDV, from the coding sequence ATGCCAATCCACGAGGTAAAACACCCCCTGATCCGCCATAAGCTCGGCCTGATGCGCCGTGCGGACATCAGCACCAAGAATTTTCGTGAGCTGGCACAGGAAGTCGGCGCACTGCTGACTTACGAGGCCACCAAGGACTTCAACCTGCAGGAAAAGACCATTGAGGGCTGGGCCGGCCCGGTCACCGTGGAGCAGATCCACGGCAAGAAAATCACCATCGTGCCGATCCTGCGAGCCGGCCTGGGCATGCTGGATGGCGTGCTGAGCCTGATCCCGGTGGCCCGTGTGAGCGTCGTTGGCCAGATCCGCAACGAAGAAACCCTGGAAGCGAGTACCTACCTGGAAAAGCTGGTGGGCGAGCTGGACCAGCGCATGGCGCTGATCGTCGACCCCATGCTGGCCACCGGCGGCTCCATGATCTCCACGATCGATTTGCTGAAAAAGGCGGGCAGCACGGAAATCCGCGCGCTGGTACTGGTGGCCGCACCGGAGGGTATCGAGAAAGTCCTCGAGAAGCATCCGGATGTGTCCATCTATACGGCCTCCGTTGACCAGCGTCTGAACGAGAAAGGCTATATTCTCCCGGGTCTCGGCGATGCCGGTGACAAGATCTTCGGCACCAAGCAGAAGGACGTATAA
- a CDS encoding MinD/ParA family protein codes for MSKAHPVQVIAVTGGKGGVGKSNVSVNLGIALAQKGRRVVLLDADLGLANIDVLLGITANRNLQDVLAGECDLKDVLVNGPGGIKIVPASSGTQRMTQLTPMEHAGLINAFSELGDQIDVLIVDTAAGISESVVSFLRASQELLLVVCDEPTSITDAYALIKLMNRDYGTNRFRILANQVRNEQEGRHLFEKLTRVTERFLDVALQYVGIVPYDEAVKKAVQRQRAVLDAYPRAKASLAIKALADKVDNWPLPSSPRGHLEFFVERLVEV; via the coding sequence ATGAGCAAAGCACATCCGGTACAGGTGATCGCGGTGACAGGCGGCAAAGGTGGTGTCGGCAAGAGCAACGTGTCGGTGAACCTTGGCATAGCGCTAGCCCAGAAAGGGCGCAGGGTAGTGCTTCTGGATGCCGACCTGGGCCTTGCTAATATCGACGTACTGCTGGGCATTACCGCGAACCGGAATCTCCAGGACGTGCTGGCCGGAGAGTGCGATCTTAAAGATGTGCTGGTGAATGGCCCTGGGGGTATCAAGATTGTCCCCGCGTCCTCGGGTACCCAGCGGATGACCCAGCTAACCCCCATGGAGCATGCCGGGCTCATCAATGCCTTCAGTGAGCTGGGCGACCAGATTGACGTATTGATTGTCGATACCGCCGCCGGCATTTCCGAATCGGTGGTGAGTTTTCTGCGGGCTTCCCAGGAACTGCTGCTGGTGGTCTGTGATGAGCCCACTTCCATCACAGATGCCTACGCACTGATCAAGTTGATGAACCGCGACTACGGCACCAACCGCTTCCGCATCCTCGCCAACCAGGTGCGCAACGAGCAGGAAGGACGCCACCTGTTCGAAAAACTGACCCGTGTTACCGAGCGCTTCCTTGATGTAGCGCTACAATATGTGGGAATAGTGCCCTACGATGAAGCTGTGAAAAAAGCGGTTCAGCGACAGCGAGCGGTACTGGATGCCTACCCCCGGGCCAAGGCGTCCCTGGCCATCAAGGCACTGGCGGACAAAGTGGACAATTGGCCGCTGCCGTCTTCACCCCGGGGACATCTGGAATTTTTTGTGGAGCGGCTCGTCGAAGTCTGA
- a CDS encoding chemotaxis protein CheA — protein MAFDADEEILQDFLVEAGEILEKLSEQLVELERHPDDSDLLNAIFRGFHTVKGGAGFLQLEALVNCCHSAENVFDILRNHKRKVDSELMDVVLEALDHVNAMFEQVRNHEELTPAPDELIARLDAFAQPESQDAGAPAQPAQSTETAEAAEDGGDITDDEFEQLLDALADEPKASTAEKAQADEKNSDASGDDDITDDEFEALLDQLHGKGQFAGAPAADEQSSSGQEQAGNAGGQAADKSPAGSGDDLITDDEFEKLLDDLHGKGGGPTAGKAAGSAQPEKPRAAEPDSAKPKSAKSAGPAKPDEKPAAKGGAAPAMPARENAPAAETTVRVDTKRLDDIMNMVGELVLVRNRLQRLGAESEDEHMHKAVSNLDVVTTDLQSAVMQTRMQPIKKVFGRFPRVVRDLARSLKKEVNLVMHGEETDLDKNLVEALSDPLVHLVRNSVDHGIESPDVREKAGKPRQGTVTLSAEQEGDHILLSIEDDGAGMDPEVLRRKAVEKGIYDQDAADRLTRTECYNLIFAAGFSTKEQISDVSGRGVGMDVVKTKIGQLNGQLNVESELGKGSRIVIKVPLTLAIMPTLMIMLGDQSFALPLVNVVEIFHLDLTKTNIVDGRECIVVRERVFPLFHIKRWLVRNGSSQEVPENAHVVIVAMGTKQVGFVVDQLVGQEEVVIKPLGRALQGTPGMAGATITGDGRIALIIDVPSLLQHYG, from the coding sequence ATGGCGTTCGATGCTGATGAAGAGATTTTGCAGGACTTCCTGGTGGAGGCCGGCGAAATACTCGAGAAGCTGTCAGAGCAGTTGGTAGAACTTGAGCGACATCCGGATGACAGTGATCTGCTCAACGCCATCTTTCGTGGCTTTCACACCGTAAAGGGCGGCGCCGGCTTTCTCCAGCTCGAGGCGCTGGTGAACTGCTGCCATTCGGCGGAGAACGTGTTCGATATCCTGCGTAACCACAAGCGCAAGGTGGATTCTGAGCTGATGGATGTGGTTCTGGAAGCTCTGGACCATGTGAACGCCATGTTCGAGCAGGTTCGCAACCACGAAGAGCTCACCCCGGCCCCGGACGAGCTGATTGCGCGCCTCGATGCGTTTGCGCAGCCGGAATCCCAGGACGCTGGCGCCCCGGCGCAGCCCGCCCAGTCGACGGAGACCGCGGAAGCGGCTGAAGATGGCGGGGATATCACCGACGATGAGTTCGAGCAGTTGCTGGATGCGCTGGCTGATGAGCCGAAAGCCTCGACTGCGGAAAAAGCACAGGCGGATGAGAAGAACAGCGACGCTTCCGGCGACGACGACATCACAGACGATGAGTTCGAGGCGCTGTTGGATCAGCTCCACGGCAAGGGTCAGTTTGCGGGTGCTCCGGCAGCCGATGAGCAGTCTTCAAGCGGTCAGGAGCAAGCCGGAAACGCCGGGGGCCAGGCCGCCGACAAGTCTCCGGCTGGATCCGGCGACGACCTGATTACCGACGACGAGTTCGAAAAACTGCTGGACGACCTTCACGGCAAAGGTGGTGGCCCTACGGCCGGAAAGGCTGCCGGTTCTGCGCAACCGGAAAAGCCGCGAGCCGCGGAACCTGATTCCGCCAAACCCAAATCTGCCAAATCCGCCGGGCCCGCAAAGCCCGACGAAAAACCGGCAGCCAAGGGCGGTGCTGCACCCGCCATGCCGGCGCGCGAGAATGCCCCCGCGGCGGAGACGACCGTTCGGGTGGACACCAAGCGCCTGGACGACATCATGAACATGGTTGGCGAGCTCGTACTGGTGCGCAACCGACTCCAGCGCCTGGGTGCGGAAAGCGAAGACGAACACATGCACAAGGCGGTTTCCAACCTTGACGTGGTGACCACCGATCTCCAGTCGGCGGTGATGCAGACCCGCATGCAGCCGATCAAGAAAGTGTTTGGCCGGTTCCCTCGAGTGGTGCGTGATCTTGCCCGGAGCCTCAAAAAAGAGGTCAACCTGGTCATGCACGGAGAGGAGACCGATCTGGACAAAAACCTGGTGGAAGCCTTGTCCGATCCCCTGGTTCACCTGGTTCGCAACTCAGTGGATCACGGCATTGAGTCGCCAGATGTACGAGAGAAGGCCGGCAAGCCTCGCCAGGGCACGGTCACCCTGTCAGCGGAGCAGGAAGGCGATCATATTCTGCTCTCCATTGAGGACGACGGTGCCGGTATGGATCCGGAGGTCCTGCGTCGCAAGGCCGTGGAGAAGGGGATCTATGATCAGGATGCGGCAGACCGGCTTACCAGGACCGAATGCTACAATCTGATCTTCGCCGCCGGCTTCTCCACCAAGGAACAGATCTCCGACGTGTCCGGCCGTGGGGTCGGCATGGATGTGGTGAAAACCAAGATCGGCCAACTCAACGGGCAGTTGAATGTTGAGTCCGAGCTGGGCAAGGGCTCGCGAATTGTCATCAAGGTACCGCTGACGCTGGCGATCATGCCGACCCTGATGATCATGCTGGGCGACCAGTCGTTTGCCCTGCCGCTGGTGAACGTGGTGGAGATCTTCCACCTGGACCTGACCAAGACCAACATCGTCGATGGTCGCGAGTGCATCGTGGTTCGGGAGCGGGTGTTTCCGCTGTTCCACATCAAGCGCTGGCTGGTTCGAAACGGCTCTTCCCAGGAGGTGCCGGAGAACGCCCATGTGGTGATTGTTGCCATGGGAACCAAGCAGGTTGGCTTTGTGGTTGACCAGTTGGTCGGACAGGAAGAGGTGGTTATCAAACCGCTGGGCCGCGCCCTCCAGGGAACCCCCGGCATGGCCGGTGCGACCATCACGGGCGATGGCCGGATTGCACTCATTATTGATGTTCCAAGCCTGTTGCAGCATTACGGCTGA
- the flhF gene encoding flagellar biosynthesis protein FlhF: MKVKRFFAQTMAEALKQVSEQMGPDAVILSNRRVDGGVEIVTALDYDENMARQRLGSRAEEATNGSRLAELQADQHRRLEDELSRSRDRIREVREKRAGQGAGYARASFSDIQQTVDEQADVRAPSIGRAGEAYSDELAQMRAEISSLRDLMQGQKPQSPSEPSATSAVQQRLAERLQEFGLGNELAVSIARRHKAGRLEDGWKQSLKMLCTGVRTARTEWLDQGGVFALVGPTGSGKTTTIGKLAARYVLKHGSDAVALVTTDRYRVAAHEQLFVFGRILNVPVRVVDESHSLDDILDELSDRHLVLIDTAGLTSSDKGYQEQLAELAQSHHNVRTHLVVSATSQPRIMKSVWHCYKMANLAGCVMTKVDEALTLGESLGFVMETGLPVAYYTDGQKIPEDLHHAQAVPLVRLAVDRLKALQRQQAVAEGA; this comes from the coding sequence ATGAAAGTAAAACGGTTTTTTGCTCAGACCATGGCAGAGGCGTTGAAACAGGTCAGTGAACAGATGGGGCCGGACGCCGTCATTCTTTCCAACCGGCGCGTGGACGGTGGTGTCGAAATTGTGACGGCACTGGACTACGACGAAAATATGGCGCGTCAGCGGCTGGGAAGCCGTGCAGAGGAAGCCACCAATGGCTCCCGGCTGGCTGAATTGCAGGCCGACCAGCACCGTCGGCTCGAGGACGAGCTGAGCCGCTCCCGCGATCGGATTCGCGAGGTTCGGGAGAAGCGGGCCGGGCAGGGTGCCGGTTACGCCCGGGCATCGTTTTCAGACATCCAGCAGACGGTGGACGAGCAGGCGGATGTCCGGGCACCGTCGATTGGTCGTGCAGGTGAGGCCTATTCTGATGAGCTGGCGCAGATGCGCGCCGAGATCAGCTCGCTGCGCGATCTCATGCAGGGGCAAAAGCCCCAGTCCCCGTCTGAGCCATCGGCCACCAGCGCCGTCCAGCAACGGCTGGCGGAACGGCTGCAGGAGTTCGGTCTTGGCAACGAGCTGGCAGTGTCCATTGCCCGACGGCACAAGGCCGGACGTCTGGAGGACGGCTGGAAACAGTCCCTCAAGATGCTGTGCACCGGCGTACGCACAGCGCGGACCGAGTGGCTGGACCAGGGCGGCGTGTTCGCTCTCGTAGGCCCCACCGGTTCCGGCAAGACCACAACGATCGGAAAACTGGCGGCGCGCTATGTGCTCAAGCATGGCTCGGACGCGGTCGCGCTGGTTACCACGGACCGCTACCGGGTAGCCGCCCACGAGCAGCTGTTCGTGTTTGGCCGCATCCTGAACGTTCCGGTGCGGGTGGTGGATGAGAGCCACAGCCTTGACGATATTCTTGACGAGCTTTCCGACCGACACCTGGTGCTCATTGACACTGCCGGGCTGACCAGTTCTGACAAGGGCTATCAGGAACAGTTGGCTGAACTCGCCCAAAGCCACCACAATGTCCGCACGCACCTCGTGGTGTCGGCGACCAGTCAACCGCGGATCATGAAATCCGTGTGGCATTGCTATAAGATGGCAAATCTTGCGGGCTGTGTGATGACCAAGGTAGACGAGGCCCTGACGCTCGGCGAATCTCTCGGCTTTGTCATGGAAACCGGCCTGCCCGTGGCCTATTACACTGACGGGCAGAAGATTCCGGAAGATCTGCACCATGCCCAGGCCGTTCCGTTGGTGCGGCTGGCAGTCGATCGCCTGAAAGCCCTGCAGCGACAGCAGGCGGTTGCTGAGGGCGCCTGA
- a CDS encoding RNA polymerase sigma factor FliA — MALANNLGIYNQSGTQRPSQLVEQHAPLVKKIALHLMARLPASVQLEDLMQAGMIGLLEAAQRYSSTRGATFETYAGIRIRGAMVDEIRKGDWVPRSVHRNARRISQAIKAVEDRLGREATDLEVADELGMGLAEYHSYLSDANSGRLFSLDELNESGELPIEETETQDNPLEGLSSDAFRRSLAEAIEDLPEREKLVLSLYYQEELNLKEIGAVLGVSESRVSQIHSQAALRLRSRLSDWHQGAGR, encoded by the coding sequence ATGGCATTGGCGAACAACCTCGGTATCTACAACCAGTCTGGCACCCAGAGGCCCTCCCAGCTTGTGGAACAGCATGCGCCCCTGGTGAAGAAAATCGCCCTGCACCTGATGGCGCGGCTGCCAGCCTCTGTACAACTGGAAGACCTGATGCAGGCCGGCATGATCGGGCTGCTTGAGGCGGCCCAGCGCTACAGCTCCACCCGCGGTGCCACCTTTGAAACCTACGCCGGTATCCGCATCCGGGGTGCCATGGTGGATGAGATCCGCAAGGGCGACTGGGTGCCACGCTCTGTGCACCGGAATGCCCGCCGAATCTCCCAGGCCATCAAGGCCGTTGAAGACCGTCTTGGTCGTGAGGCGACCGACCTTGAAGTCGCCGATGAGCTGGGCATGGGCCTGGCTGAATACCATTCATACCTTTCCGACGCCAACAGTGGCCGACTTTTTAGTCTCGATGAGCTCAATGAATCCGGGGAGCTGCCGATAGAAGAGACAGAGACCCAGGACAATCCCCTGGAAGGGCTGTCATCGGATGCTTTCCGCCGCAGTCTGGCTGAGGCAATTGAGGATCTGCCGGAGCGCGAGAAGCTGGTGTTGAGCCTGTACTACCAGGAAGAGCTGAACCTGAAGGAGATCGGTGCGGTGCTCGGGGTCAGTGAGAGCCGGGTCAGCCAGATTCATAGCCAGGCTGCGCTGCGACTGAGAAGCCGGTTGTCGGACTGGCACCAGGGTGCCGGTCGCTGA
- the flhA gene encoding flagellar biosynthesis protein FlhA: MDRALVLNNVKSLTRGNIGVPLMLMGLLGMMILPMPAFLLDVFFTFNITLSIVILLVCVYALRPMEFASFPTVLLVATLLRLALNVASTRIVLLNGHEGGDAAGKVIESFGEVLIGGNYAVGLVVFAILMIINFLVVTKGAGRVSEVSARFTLDAMPGKQMAIDADLNAGLINQDEAKHRRAEIAQEADFYGSMDGASKFVKGDAIAGLLILFINIVGGVAIGMLQHGLDFGLAMERYALLTIGDGLVAQIPSLLLSTSAAIMVTRVTSSQDMGGQILQQMFSAPKALSIAAAILIILGLIPGMPHVAFLGLGALAAGAAWYIWKHQRQTVEEEGAFPARGGGGAPRPAGRDLPPGGDAGGDQARQLPAPGETRELGWDDVATVDIVGLEVGYRLIPLVDKSQGGQLLSRIKGVRKKLSQDLGFLMPSVHIRDNLDLMPNVYRITLMGVTIAEAEIHPDRELAIDPGQVFGKVEGIQGKDPAFGLDAIWIEPDKKDQAQTLGYTVVDASTVVATHLNQVLQKHAHELLGHEEVQKWLDQLEKISPKLAEELVPTTVSISLLLKVLQNLLKEEVPIRDMRSIAEAIVNVHPKSQDPKLLTTVARQSLRRMIIQSICGNESEIPVITLDPDLEQLLLKSVQQSQQSGGQEDIGLVLEPNMVEKLQRSLQDSVQRQEMLGKPAILLVSGPLRPVLAKFASYGVERLHVLSYQEIPDNKQITIVASVGQ, encoded by the coding sequence ATGGACAGAGCTTTGGTCCTTAACAACGTCAAATCCCTGACGCGAGGCAATATCGGCGTTCCCCTCATGCTGATGGGATTGCTGGGCATGATGATCCTGCCCATGCCCGCGTTCCTGCTGGACGTGTTCTTTACCTTCAATATCACGCTGTCTATCGTCATCCTGCTGGTGTGCGTGTACGCGCTCCGGCCCATGGAATTTGCCTCCTTTCCCACGGTGCTGCTGGTGGCCACGTTGCTGCGTCTGGCCCTGAACGTGGCCTCCACGCGGATCGTGCTGCTGAACGGCCATGAGGGCGGGGATGCGGCCGGTAAGGTCATCGAGTCCTTCGGTGAGGTCCTGATTGGCGGCAACTACGCCGTGGGTCTGGTGGTGTTTGCCATTCTGATGATCATCAACTTCCTGGTGGTCACCAAGGGTGCCGGCCGTGTGTCCGAGGTAAGTGCCCGCTTCACCCTGGACGCAATGCCTGGTAAGCAGATGGCCATTGATGCCGACCTCAACGCAGGCCTGATCAACCAGGACGAAGCCAAACACCGGCGCGCCGAGATTGCCCAGGAGGCGGACTTCTACGGCTCCATGGACGGTGCCTCCAAGTTTGTGAAAGGCGACGCCATTGCCGGCCTGCTCATTCTGTTCATCAACATCGTCGGCGGTGTGGCGATTGGTATGCTCCAGCACGGTCTGGATTTTGGCCTGGCCATGGAGCGCTACGCGCTGCTGACCATCGGTGACGGTCTGGTCGCCCAGATCCCGTCGCTGCTGCTGTCCACCTCGGCGGCGATCATGGTAACCCGCGTCACTTCCAGCCAGGACATGGGCGGGCAGATCCTCCAGCAGATGTTCAGCGCGCCCAAGGCGCTGTCCATCGCCGCCGCCATCCTGATCATCCTCGGCCTGATTCCCGGCATGCCCCACGTAGCCTTCCTGGGGTTGGGGGCACTGGCCGCCGGCGCCGCCTGGTACATCTGGAAGCACCAGCGCCAGACCGTGGAGGAAGAGGGCGCGTTTCCGGCGCGGGGTGGTGGCGGTGCGCCGCGGCCTGCGGGCCGGGATCTTCCGCCGGGCGGTGATGCCGGGGGCGATCAGGCGCGGCAACTGCCGGCGCCGGGAGAGACCCGTGAGCTGGGGTGGGATGACGTCGCCACGGTCGACATTGTCGGCCTGGAAGTGGGTTACCGGTTGATTCCTCTGGTGGACAAGTCCCAGGGAGGCCAACTGCTCAGTCGCATTAAAGGCGTCCGCAAGAAACTGTCGCAGGATCTGGGCTTCCTGATGCCGTCAGTTCACATTCGGGACAATCTCGACCTGATGCCCAATGTCTATCGCATCACGCTGATGGGCGTGACCATCGCCGAAGCCGAGATTCATCCCGATCGGGAACTGGCCATTGATCCGGGGCAGGTGTTCGGCAAGGTGGAGGGTATCCAGGGCAAGGATCCGGCGTTCGGGCTGGATGCCATCTGGATCGAGCCTGACAAGAAGGACCAGGCCCAGACCCTCGGGTACACCGTGGTTGATGCCAGTACTGTGGTGGCGACCCATCTCAACCAGGTGCTGCAGAAGCATGCCCACGAACTGCTGGGCCATGAAGAAGTCCAGAAGTGGCTCGACCAGTTGGAGAAGATATCGCCAAAACTGGCGGAGGAGCTGGTGCCGACCACGGTGTCCATAAGCCTGCTGCTGAAAGTGCTGCAGAACCTTCTGAAGGAAGAGGTTCCTATCCGGGACATGCGCTCCATCGCCGAGGCGATCGTGAACGTGCATCCGAAGAGCCAGGATCCGAAGCTGCTGACCACCGTGGCGCGCCAGTCGCTTCGGAGGATGATTATCCAGAGCATCTGCGGCAACGAATCGGAGATTCCGGTGATCACCCTGGATCCAGACCTGGAACAGTTATTGCTGAAGTCTGTTCAGCAGAGTCAACAATCCGGCGGTCAGGAGGATATTGGCCTGGTTCTGGAACCGAACATGGTAGAGAAGCTCCAGCGTTCGTTGCAGGACAGCGTCCAGCGCCAGGAGATGCTCGGCAAGCCGGCCATCCTGCTGGTATCCGGCCCGCTGAGGCCGGTGCTGGCGAAGTTCGCCAGCTACGGGGTGGAGCGGCTGCACGTGCTCTCCTACCAGGAAATACCGGATAACAAGCAGATTACGATTGTGGCGTCCGTTGGCCAGTAA
- a CDS encoding protein-glutamate methylesterase/protein-glutamine glutaminase — MTVSVLVVDDSGFFRKRLTEILTSSGQIKVVGAATNGREGVELAEKLRPDVITMDYEMPVMDGITAVREIMRKRPTPVLMFSSLTYEGARVTLDALEAGAVDFLPKNFEEIARDNSQLQKILIDRILDVARSRPGNKAAPAAPGPSAPAGRESSPALRSRTAPVERPRSALRERPATQAPVGDPEAGRRPVRRGPARHYAVVGIGTSTGGPVALQRVLTALPASFPAPLVLVQHMPASFTPAFAERLNKLCQIEVRQAEDGDVLRPGLALLAPGGKQMMIENRSGQARVRILPGDERLNYKPCVDVTFGSLARSFPGKTLGVILTGMGSDGKEGCRLMKQSGSDVWSQDEKSSVIYGMPMAVAKAGLTDEVLSLDDIGPRLIEGVS; from the coding sequence ATGACAGTTTCTGTCCTGGTCGTTGATGATTCAGGTTTTTTTCGAAAACGGCTGACGGAGATCCTGACCAGTTCCGGCCAGATCAAGGTGGTGGGTGCCGCCACTAACGGGCGCGAGGGTGTGGAGCTTGCCGAAAAGTTGCGCCCGGACGTGATCACCATGGACTACGAGATGCCGGTAATGGATGGCATCACCGCCGTGCGGGAGATCATGCGCAAGCGCCCGACACCGGTACTCATGTTCTCGTCCCTCACTTATGAGGGTGCCCGGGTCACCCTGGACGCGCTCGAGGCGGGAGCGGTGGACTTCCTGCCGAAGAATTTCGAAGAGATTGCGCGCGACAACAGCCAGCTACAGAAGATCCTCATCGACCGGATTCTGGACGTAGCCCGCAGCCGGCCCGGTAACAAGGCGGCGCCAGCTGCTCCGGGGCCGTCGGCGCCGGCAGGCCGGGAATCATCACCGGCGTTGCGGTCCCGAACGGCGCCGGTGGAACGGCCTCGTTCCGCGCTACGGGAACGGCCTGCTACCCAGGCACCGGTCGGCGACCCGGAGGCTGGCCGCCGCCCGGTTCGGCGAGGTCCCGCCCGGCATTACGCCGTGGTGGGTATTGGCACCTCCACCGGTGGCCCGGTGGCCCTCCAGCGAGTGTTGACGGCTCTGCCGGCCTCGTTTCCGGCGCCCCTGGTGTTGGTTCAGCACATGCCTGCCAGCTTCACCCCCGCCTTTGCCGAACGACTCAATAAGTTGTGTCAGATTGAAGTGCGCCAGGCCGAAGATGGCGATGTGCTCCGGCCTGGACTTGCCTTGCTGGCGCCGGGCGGCAAGCAGATGATGATCGAGAACCGGAGCGGCCAGGCCAGGGTTCGCATACTGCCCGGGGACGAGCGCCTTAATTACAAACCCTGTGTGGATGTCACTTTCGGTTCGCTGGCTCGCAGCTTTCCGGGTAAGACCCTTGGCGTGATCCTTACCGGCATGGGCTCGGACGGCAAGGAAGGTTGCCGGCTGATGAAGCAGAGCGGATCGGACGTGTGGTCGCAGGATGAGAAGTCCTCGGTCATTTACGGAATGCCCATGGCCGTGGCCAAGGCGGGTCTGACCGACGAAGTGCTGTCACTGGATGACATTGGCCCCCGGCTGATCGAGGGCGTGAGCTGA